Genomic segment of bacterium:
CGCGTTCGGAGAACATTCTTTCAAATTTCGATATCGGCATGATCAGATAGTTGTCAAACCCTCCGCCCAGGCTTGATTTCTTCTCTTCCAGGACGCCGATCACCTGAAAGGAACGGCCATCGATTTTGATGGTTTTTTGCAGCGGATCGGCCAAGGGAAAGAGTTTTTCCGCCACACCGTATCCGAGCAGAACGCAGCTGCGGCCGACCTGTACATCCTACGCGGTCAGATTGCGCCCCAGTTGCACATAATGGGTGTTGTTTTCTGCATACTCAGGCGTGCCGCCGCAGATCGTCAGGTTGGCGTTGGTGGCGATATCCCGGTATTTGGCGGCGTGACCGAAGGACCATAACTCTGCGCCC
This window contains:
- a CDS encoding ABC transporter permease, encoding MAEKLFPLADPLQKTIKIDGRSFQVIGVLEEKKSSLGGGFDNYLIMPISKFERMFSER